One Persicobacter psychrovividus DNA window includes the following coding sequences:
- the glyA gene encoding serine hydroxymethyltransferase, whose product MTRDNVIFDLIGKEQQRQEEGIELIASENFTSRQVMEAMGSVLTNKYAEGLPKRRYYGGCQVVDEIEQLAIDRAKQLFNADWANVQPHSGAQANAAVMLAVLNPGDAILGFDLSHGGHLTHGSPVNFSGKTYQPNFYGVEKETGIIDMDKVAAKAKEVQPKLIICGASAYSRDWDYARFREIADEVGAVLLADVSHPAGLIAAGLLKDPLAHCHIVTTTTHKTLRGPRGGLIMTRGEMPNPKGDKTPKGEVRSLNAQLDMAVFPGTQGGPLEHVIAAKAVAFEEALSDEYKVYAKQVIKNAAAMAKAFVDRGYEIISGGTDNHCMLIDLRSKGLTGKLAENTLVKADITINKNMVPFDDKSPFVTSGMRVGTAAVTSRNMKEADMETIVSFIDAVLSNPEDEAKLAKVKSEINAWMKNFPLYA is encoded by the coding sequence ATGACAAGAGATAACGTAATCTTTGACTTAATTGGCAAAGAGCAACAAAGACAAGAAGAAGGCATCGAGTTGATTGCCTCAGAGAACTTTACTTCGCGCCAGGTGATGGAGGCGATGGGAAGCGTTTTGACAAATAAATACGCAGAAGGCTTGCCGAAGCGTCGTTATTACGGAGGCTGCCAGGTCGTCGATGAGATTGAGCAGTTGGCGATTGATCGAGCAAAGCAATTGTTCAATGCGGACTGGGCCAATGTTCAGCCACACTCAGGAGCACAAGCAAATGCCGCTGTAATGTTGGCCGTGCTGAACCCTGGCGATGCCATTTTGGGCTTTGATCTTTCTCATGGTGGACACCTGACTCACGGCTCGCCTGTGAACTTCTCGGGTAAAACCTACCAGCCGAATTTCTACGGTGTGGAAAAAGAAACAGGAATCATTGACATGGACAAAGTTGCTGCCAAGGCAAAAGAAGTTCAGCCGAAACTGATTATCTGTGGTGCTTCTGCTTACAGCCGCGATTGGGATTATGCCCGTTTCCGTGAAATTGCTGATGAAGTAGGTGCTGTGCTATTGGCGGATGTTTCCCACCCTGCAGGTTTGATTGCTGCTGGTTTACTCAAAGATCCTTTGGCGCACTGTCATATTGTAACCACAACAACCCACAAAACCCTTCGTGGACCTCGTGGTGGTTTGATCATGACTCGCGGTGAAATGCCAAACCCTAAAGGTGATAAAACGCCTAAAGGAGAAGTTCGCTCTTTGAATGCGCAACTGGATATGGCGGTATTCCCTGGTACGCAAGGTGGTCCGTTGGAGCACGTAATTGCCGCCAAGGCAGTCGCTTTTGAAGAGGCTTTGAGCGATGAGTACAAAGTTTACGCCAAGCAGGTGATTAAAAATGCAGCAGCGATGGCCAAAGCTTTCGTTGATCGTGGTTATGAAATTATCTCTGGAGGTACCGACAACCACTGTATGCTAATTGACCTTCGTTCGAAAGGATTGACAGGGAAATTAGCGGAGAACACTTTGGTAAAAGCGGATATCACCATCAATAAAAATATGGTGCCATTTGATGATAAATCTCCTTTCGTTACTTCAGGGATGCGCGTAGGTACTGCGGCGGTTACTTCCCGAAATATGAAAGAAGCTGATATGGAAACCATCGTTTCGTTCATCGATGCGGTATTGAGCAACCCTGAGGATGAGGCAAAATTGGCCAAAGTGAAAAGTGAAATCAATGCGTGGATGAAAAATTTCCCACTTTACGCATAA